A section of the Candidatus Nitrosacidococcus sp. I8 genome encodes:
- a CDS encoding TIGR03088 family PEP-CTERM/XrtA system glycosyltransferase, with translation MSTHYKKNRPTIVHIIFRLQTGGLENGLVNIVNHTDSQYKHHIICIKHTTEFSKRLHSDIPIYELHKKEGRDLSIYSRTWKLLRDVKPDIVHTRNLAALEMQGPAAFAGVKIRIHGEHGWDIHDPEGKNWRYRLIRQLHRPFVHQYIALSQPTANYLHQSVGIPISRITPIYNGVDTERFYPKKDQSVLPSGFADSNCLIVGTVGRLEPIKDQITLIQAFIHLVKQIPNSKKFLRLILVGDGSLRSQIEDLIEEEKLGDLIWLTGDRKDIPILLQSMDIFVLPSLAEGISNTILEAMATGLPVIATHVGGNPELVAEDTGILVSKADYKATSKALATYINNAQLIKNHGQSGRDRVEKKFAIQTMVDNYISVYNSLLAAT, from the coding sequence ATGTCCACTCATTATAAAAAAAACCGTCCAACCATTGTACATATTATTTTTCGCTTGCAAACAGGTGGGCTAGAAAATGGATTAGTCAATATTGTTAATCATACCGATAGTCAATACAAACACCACATTATATGTATCAAGCATACAACAGAATTCTCGAAACGACTTCACTCTGATATTCCTATTTATGAATTACATAAAAAAGAGGGTAGAGATCTTTCAATTTATTCTCGTACCTGGAAATTATTGCGTGATGTAAAACCAGATATTGTGCATACACGTAACCTTGCAGCATTAGAAATGCAAGGTCCTGCTGCTTTTGCTGGAGTAAAAATTCGTATTCATGGGGAGCATGGCTGGGATATTCATGATCCAGAGGGAAAAAATTGGCGTTATCGCTTGATAAGACAACTACACCGACCTTTTGTCCATCAATATATTGCCTTATCTCAACCTACTGCAAATTATTTACACCAGAGTGTAGGTATTCCTATATCTCGTATTACACCTATTTATAATGGCGTGGATACAGAACGCTTTTACCCCAAAAAAGATCAATCAGTATTACCTTCAGGGTTTGCAGATAGCAATTGCTTAATTGTTGGCACGGTAGGTCGGTTAGAACCAATAAAGGATCAAATTACTTTAATTCAAGCCTTTATTCATTTAGTAAAACAAATACCTAATAGTAAGAAGTTTTTACGGCTTATTCTCGTAGGAGATGGATCTCTACGATCCCAAATCGAAGATTTAATAGAAGAAGAAAAATTAGGGGATTTAATTTGGCTTACAGGGGATCGCAAAGATATTCCTATATTATTACAATCTATGGATATTTTTGTTTTACCCTCGCTTGCTGAAGGTATTTCTAATACTATTTTAGAAGCGATGGCAACAGGGTTACCTGTGATTGCTACTCACGTGGGAGGTAATCCAGAATTAGTGGCTGAAGATACAGGTATACTCGTTTCAAAGGCAGACTATAAAGCAACTTCAAAGGCGTTAGCTACCTATATTAATAATGCTCAACTGATAAAAAACCATGGTCAGTCAGGTCGAGACCGAGTAGAAAAAAAATTTGCAATTCAAACAATGGTAGATAATTATATAAGCGTTTATAATTCATTATTAGCAGCTACATAG
- the xrtA gene encoding exosortase A yields MNTTKEKYKYQVHTNWSSRWVFAVSIMSFILIALLLIYRDTLISTVSIWLRSETFAHGILIFPISGYMIWTRRKELQQIQPKPQPIAIAFIFLIAIGWLLAHIAAVQVAQQLLFVTLLIGIIWGILGNRVVRALTFPLAYLFFAVPIGEALIPPLQDFTAYVSVKGLQITGVPVYLEGRYITIPSGTFEVAEACSGLRYLISSLALGTLYAYLSYQNYYKRAIFILFSIIVPIVANGIRAYMIIMIAYLSSMKLATGIDHIIYGWIFFGVVIFFLFWVGSFWRESNIVNSVLVDPLINSNASNPKKQFILTGLLLITAASLGPISATQLYKQSINAACTVSIPKGSLNWSDPSHPNDVWEPNFPSMEQNTRQVYSLNNEKNKEVQLLTIYYADESQDSELINSQNHLYDNEVWQRVSEENRLVSLEGKNFQARELVMRSSNGYRLVWYWYDISGWQTINLIKAKMLEAWSKLLHPQMNGSILIAVATDIVNTVEVEEPQRLLLKFLNETPEITSPRSMLSCN; encoded by the coding sequence TTGATTTATAGAGATACACTTATTTCTACTGTATCTATTTGGCTACGATCTGAAACCTTTGCCCATGGAATCCTTATCTTTCCTATTAGCGGCTATATGATTTGGACAAGAAGAAAAGAACTTCAACAAATTCAACCAAAACCACAACCTATTGCTATAGCATTTATTTTTCTAATCGCCATAGGATGGTTACTAGCTCATATTGCAGCAGTGCAGGTTGCACAGCAACTATTATTTGTTACACTTCTTATTGGTATAATATGGGGTATTCTCGGGAATAGAGTAGTACGTGCTCTAACATTTCCGCTTGCTTATTTATTTTTTGCAGTACCTATTGGCGAGGCATTAATTCCTCCATTACAAGATTTTACTGCTTATGTTTCAGTAAAAGGTCTCCAAATAACTGGAGTACCCGTATACTTAGAGGGTCGCTATATTACTATTCCTTCTGGAACTTTTGAAGTAGCAGAGGCATGTAGTGGGCTCAGATATCTTATCTCTTCCCTTGCGCTAGGCACACTTTATGCTTATTTAAGCTATCAGAACTATTATAAACGAGCGATATTTATTTTATTTTCAATAATAGTACCTATCGTTGCTAACGGTATTCGTGCTTATATGATTATTATGATTGCCTATCTAAGTAGTATGAAACTTGCGACAGGAATCGATCATATTATCTATGGTTGGATATTTTTTGGAGTAGTTATTTTTTTCTTATTTTGGGTAGGATCTTTCTGGCGCGAATCTAATATAGTCAATTCTGTACTAGTCGATCCTCTTATTAATAGCAACGCTTCTAACCCGAAAAAACAATTTATTTTAACGGGATTATTACTCATCACAGCAGCTAGCTTGGGGCCAATAAGTGCAACTCAGTTATATAAACAATCAATAAATGCTGCTTGTACTGTATCTATTCCTAAAGGCAGCTTAAATTGGTCAGACCCATCTCATCCAAATGATGTTTGGGAGCCAAATTTCCCATCAATGGAACAAAATACTCGCCAAGTGTATTCATTAAATAATGAAAAAAATAAGGAAGTACAACTTCTTACAATTTATTATGCAGATGAATCTCAAGACTCAGAGCTGATTAACTCTCAAAACCATCTTTACGATAATGAGGTATGGCAACGAGTTTCAGAAGAAAACCGTCTTGTTTCTTTAGAAGGAAAAAATTTTCAAGCACGAGAATTAGTTATGCGATCAAGTAATGGTTATCGCTTAGTTTGGTATTGGTATGACATTTCTGGGTGGCAGACAATAAATTTAATTAAGGCAAAAATGCTTGAGGCTTGGAGTAAATTGCTTCATCCTCAAATGAATGGATCTATATTAATCGCAGTGGCTACCGATATTGTAAATACAGTAGAAGTAGAAGAGCCTCAGAGGCTTTTATTGAAATTTCTAAATGAAACTCCAGAAATTACTTCGCCAAGATCAATGTTGTCATGTAATTAA